In one Betta splendens chromosome 14, fBetSpl5.4, whole genome shotgun sequence genomic region, the following are encoded:
- the ntm gene encoding neurotrimin isoform X11 — protein MDNITVRQGETVFLRLNSSHHPRLCAVEQKCAQGDIVTHTAWLNRSSILYAGEDKWSVDPRVNLVTLNQEEFTIKIENVDMTDEGQYVCAVQTSSRPRTTSVHILVQVPPKIINLSRDIVVNEGSNVTLLCQARGKPDPVITWKLISPSGDLESDDEYLEIPSITRQRAGTYECTAVNDIDADVQTVDITVNYGPAVSEGKYVGVTLGQRGVLECEADAVPEADFEWYKEDRRIFNGFDGMEIVNTGSLSKLTFFNVSDGDYGNYTCVAINKLGSSNTSFLLYVVIEPTSSTLLQGPIAVQDGSGGAMWVHSHICLLFIVFLPLLLRF, from the exons gcTGAATTCTTCTCATCATCCCAGGCTTTGTGCTGTGGAGCAAAA GTGTGCACAGGGGGACATTGTCACCCACACAGCATGGCTTAACCGGTCAAGTATACTGTATGCTGGAGAAGACAAATGGTCAGTGGATCCCAGAGTCAATCTGGTGACACTTAATCAAGAAGAGTTTACCATCAAGATTGAAAATGTGGACATGACAGATGAAGGCCAGTATGTGTGTGCAGTCCAGACAAGCAGTCGTCCAAGAACCACATCAGTGCACATTCTTGTCCAAG TACCACCGAAAATCATCAACCTGTCAAGAGATATAGTGGTAAACGAAGGCTCCAACGTGACCCTCCTTTGCCAAGCCAGAGGTAAACCAGACCCTGTCATAACCTGGAAGCTCATCTCCCCATCAG GTGACCTGGAATCAGATGATGAGTACCTGGAAATCCCATCTATTAccagacagagagcagggaCGTATGAATGTACAGCTGTCAATGATATCGACGCTGATGTGCAGACAGTAGACATCACTGTCAATT ATGGTCCAGCTGTGTCCGAGGGCAAATATGTTGGAGTGACTCTGGGCCAAAGGGGAGTGCTAGAATGTGAAGCTGATGCAGTGCCTGAGGCAGATTTTGAGTGGTATAAAGAGGACAGGAG AATCTTCAACGGCTTTGATGGCATGGAGATAGTGAACACCGGATCACTGTCAAAGCTCACATTTTTTAATGTGTCTGACGGAGATTATGGCAACTACACTTGTGTTGCCATCAACAAACTGGGGAGCTCAAACACAAGCTTCCTTCTGTATG TGGTAATTGAACCCACTAGCTCAACGCTATTGCAAG GACCGATTGCAGTCCAGGACGGCAGTGGCGGCGCAATGTGGGTGCACTCACACATCTGTCTCCTGTTCATAGTGTTTCTGCCACTCCTGCTCAGATTTTGA
- the ntm gene encoding neurotrimin isoform X12: protein MDNITVRQGETVFLRCAQGDIVTHTAWLNRSSILYAGEDKWSVDPRVNLVTLNQEEFTIKIENVDMTDEGQYVCAVQTSSRPRTTSVHILVQVPPKIINLSRDIVVNEGSNVTLLCQARGKPDPVITWKLISPSGDLESDDEYLEIPSITRQRAGTYECTAVNDIDADVQTVDITVNYGPAVSEGKYVGVTLGQRGVLECEADAVPEADFEWYKEDRRIFNGFDGMEIVNTGSLSKLTFFNVSDGDYGNYTCVAINKLGSSNTSFLLYVVIEPTSSTLLQGPIAVQDGSGGAMWVHSHICLLFIVFLPLLLRF from the exons GTGTGCACAGGGGGACATTGTCACCCACACAGCATGGCTTAACCGGTCAAGTATACTGTATGCTGGAGAAGACAAATGGTCAGTGGATCCCAGAGTCAATCTGGTGACACTTAATCAAGAAGAGTTTACCATCAAGATTGAAAATGTGGACATGACAGATGAAGGCCAGTATGTGTGTGCAGTCCAGACAAGCAGTCGTCCAAGAACCACATCAGTGCACATTCTTGTCCAAG TACCACCGAAAATCATCAACCTGTCAAGAGATATAGTGGTAAACGAAGGCTCCAACGTGACCCTCCTTTGCCAAGCCAGAGGTAAACCAGACCCTGTCATAACCTGGAAGCTCATCTCCCCATCAG GTGACCTGGAATCAGATGATGAGTACCTGGAAATCCCATCTATTAccagacagagagcagggaCGTATGAATGTACAGCTGTCAATGATATCGACGCTGATGTGCAGACAGTAGACATCACTGTCAATT ATGGTCCAGCTGTGTCCGAGGGCAAATATGTTGGAGTGACTCTGGGCCAAAGGGGAGTGCTAGAATGTGAAGCTGATGCAGTGCCTGAGGCAGATTTTGAGTGGTATAAAGAGGACAGGAG AATCTTCAACGGCTTTGATGGCATGGAGATAGTGAACACCGGATCACTGTCAAAGCTCACATTTTTTAATGTGTCTGACGGAGATTATGGCAACTACACTTGTGTTGCCATCAACAAACTGGGGAGCTCAAACACAAGCTTCCTTCTGTATG TGGTAATTGAACCCACTAGCTCAACGCTATTGCAAG GACCGATTGCAGTCCAGGACGGCAGTGGCGGCGCAATGTGGGTGCACTCACACATCTGTCTCCTGTTCATAGTGTTTCTGCCACTCCTGCTCAGATTTTGA